The sequence below is a genomic window from Flagellimonas marinaquae.
CCCGCTAGTGTCCTTTTCCCAGAGGGCATCCGCAATTTTTTTTGATTCGGCCTTGAGATTGAGGTGCTTTAACCCTATGAGCTCTATTTCCTGGGGATTGGACTGGGAAAATCGTTCAAAATAATCGGGCTGAACATCCAGTTCTTGATAGGAATATTGTTTTTTCCGGACCAATTCCAAGAAGCAGCGTGTGGTGGCTTCCACATCTGCCGTTGCATTATGTGCTTCGGCAAAAGGTTCACCGAACAAAAATTCGTGCAGTTCGGTAAGCGTGGGCAATTTAAACTTTCCACCACGTCCTCCGGGAATTTTACAAAGTTCGGCAGTGTGTTCTGTACAAGTGTCCAGTACGCGCAGTTCGGTGAGCGGGCTTTCGACGCCCTCGCGATGGAATTCACATCCCATAATATTGACGTCGAACCCTACATTTTGACCTACCACAAATTTGGTTTGCTCCAATGCATTGTTGAAAGCTTCCAAAACCTCGCTAAGAGGAACTCCTTTTTCTTCTGCCAAGGCAGTGGAGATACCGTGAATCTGTTCCGATTCGTAAGGGATGTTGAATCCTTCCGGTTTTATCAAAAAGTCTTGATGTTCTATCAAATTACCTAGCTCGTCGTGCAATTGCCATGCAATCTGAACACACCTTGGCCAGTTGTCGGTATCGGTAATCGGGGCATCCCAGCGTTTGGGCAAACCAGTGGTTTCCGTATCAAAAATCAAATACATAGGCTATCTGTCTCGGTCAAAAAAGGATGGATAAAATTACGGAAGAAGATAGATTTGGTGAAAAAGAGTTGTGAGGAGTTATCAACTAAAAAAAGCCAGGAAAAATCCCAGCTTTTTCTGCTTGTATCAAGTGACTTTTGGAATTATGATACTGCTGTTTCGAATAAGTTCGCTGTCTCCAAGGTTTCCCTTATGGCATTTCGGTGTTTCATTAATAGGCTTTCCGTGGAAGGTGGTAATACAAACTCTTTATCGTGCAGAATATCGTTGTACGTCTCGATCGCTTCTTTTTCGCCCCTGTGCACTTCTTCCAGCATTGCCTCTTCATTGTTCGAGGCAAAGAGTAATTTAAAATCGATCCAAGATCGGTGCAAGGTACCTTTGGTGCTTCCCCCTTTATCGGGATTTTGTCCAAAGGCCTCGATTTCGGCCTTTAGCTCTTGGCCAAAATTATATCGCTGTTTGGCGCGATCCATAAAAAATTGTTTGATGGTCGTATGGTCTACTTTTTCAGCTGCTTTTTTGAATCCTTTTTCAGCATCATAGGTTCTTTCCAAAAGTTCGTTTAATTTGTTCGACATTTCTACGGTGTACTTCATAATCTTTTTTCATTTTGTCTGTTTATGGCCATCGATTTTCGATGACATCCACATTTAAGATAAGGTTTAAGTGCAGAATGGCAAATGTTTACAATGGTTTATAATATATTTAACGGGTTAGGGCCCAGTTGTTAAAAGGATTAACTTTTTTGTTTTAAACGCTGCGCTATAAACAAATAAGTGTATATTTGCACCCGCTTAACCGATAAGCGATTAAAAAGAATTAATAATCAGGGTCGGGCACCCTACAAATTAATGTGATATGCCAGTTAAAATTAGACTTCAGAGACACGGTAAAAAAGGTAAACCATTTTATTGGGTGGTCGCTGCCGATGTAAGAGCGAAGAGAGATGGTAAATTTTTGGAAAAATTGGGCACCTACAACCCAAATACCAATCCAGCCACCATTGATCTTGATATCGATGGTTCTGTAAAATGGTTGCAGAACGGTGCGCAGCCAACGGACACAGCTAGAGCTATTCTTTCTTATAAAGGTGTGATGATGAAGCACCACTTAGCAGTGGGTGTTCGTAAAGGAGCAATGACCGAAGAGCAAGCAGAGGAGAAATTCAAAGCTTGGTTGGAAGAGAAAGAACAAAAGATCCAGGCCAAGAAAGATGGTTTGAGCAAAGCCGAAGCAGAAGCTAGAGCAAAAGCATTGGAAGCCGAAAAAGAAGTGAACGAGAAGAGAGTTGCCGCTGCAATGCCAGAGGAAGAGGAAGTAGTGGAAGAGGCTGCGGAGGAAACCGCCGAAGCTGCAACAGAAGAAACTGCTGCTGAAGCTCCAGCTGAAGAAGCCACCTCGGAAGAAGCTGCCAAAGAAGAATAGAAACGTAAGACGATGCGCAAGGAAGATTGCTTCTATCTGGGCAAAGTCGTTTCAAAATATAGTTTTAGAGGTGAGGTGTTGGTCAAACTGGACACCGATGAGCCCGATATTTACGAAAACATGGAATCAGTACTTGTTTCATTGGGAAACAATCTGGTTCCATTTTTTATTGATAGATGCCGATTGCATAAATCCAATTTGCTCCGTATCGATTTTGAAGAGGTGAAGGATGAACCTACGGCAGATAAACTTATTGGGTCGGAACTATACTTGCCACTTACCATGTTGCCACCGCTTACGGGCAATAAATTTTATTATCACGAGGTTATCGGGTTTACGGTTAAGGACGAGTTGCATGGAGATATTGGTATTGTGGAATCCGTTAACGATAGTGCTTCCCAAGATTTGTTCGAAGTAAAAAAAGGGGACAAGGAATTATTGATTCCGGTAAGCGATGATATTATCACTAAAATAGACCGTGAAAACAAAACTATTCATGTAAAAACGCCCGAAGGTCTAGTGGATTTGTATTTAGGATAGTTTGTCATAAAAAAAGGAGACCGAAACAGCCTCCTTCTTCGCAATAAAAAAAATTAGACGAAATTTTATTTTTTCCACTTGCCGCCACCTAGGTAGAAACCAAGGGATATGCCTAAGTATGAGTTTTTAATTTCCGCACCTTCACCTAAGTCAGTCTTGCCAATAAGATTATAAGTTGCAGCTAATCTAAATTTGCCAGCTTCAAAACCAGCTCTGATAAGGCCACCAAATTTGCCATCGACCTCAATATCTGCATCACCCTCTATATCTTCAATATCATCTATATCAAAACCTATACTACCCAAAGAACTATAACCTACACCAGCTCCAAAAAAAGGAGCAAAAGAGGAACTTCCCGAGTTAAAATAGTAGTCAAATGTACCTGAGTAGGACATACTTGCAGTTAGACTTGCCTCAGCAGATGCCGGGCCAACGTTTACATTTTTAGCCATTGCAGCAGACTCAAAACGTATACCAATATTCATGTTATCGGCTATATTGTACTTAGGCTCAATGGCAAATAAAATACCACCACCCCCACTGGGCATGGCATATCCGGCATCAAGACCTACACGGAATTTACCTTGTTCTTGTGCTTGGGCTACTTGTACTACAGCTAACATAAGTAGTAATGCATAAAAAATTTTCTTCATAATCAAAAGTTTAAATAATTTGGTAATGATTTTAACAATGGGGTCTCTCCCCAAAAAATTGGAGACGAAATAAGCATATCCTAGTGTTATGGAGCATCAACAATTCACGAATGCCCTTTATGAACTAATAAATGATGCTTTTGAATTGACGGTTGTAAATAGGGTACAGTACTTTAACCTATATTTGGACCAATGAAGCCTTTCAAATTCAAAGAATTTACGATCCATCAAGATCAGTCTGCTATGAAAGTGGGGACGGATGGAGTTTTACTAGGAGCTTGGGCAAGCCTTGATCATGAACCCAATGCTATTTTGGATATAGGTGCCGGGACTGGCTTAATAGCATTGCAATTGGCACAGCGATCCATGGCTGAAGTCATAGATGCCATTGAGTTGGATGATGCTGCCTATGAGGAATGTGTCGTTAATTTTGAAGCTTCACCTTGGGCGGACAGATTATTTTGTTACCATGCCGGATTTGATGAATTTGTAGACGAGATGGACGACCAATATGATCTTATTGTCTCTAATCCCCCTTTTTATTCCGAGAAAATGGATAGTGGTAATGTCTCGCGTGACCAAGCGAGGCAAAATAGCTCATTGCCGTTTGATGAATTGGTTGCTGGAGCCTCAAAAATGCTATCCAACAAGGGGGTTTTTGCAGTAATAATTCCTTTTAAGGAAGAAGCCGTTTTTATGGAAATGGCCAAGAATGTTGGTTTGTACCCGAACCGAATCACAAGAGTTAAAGGAAATCCGAATGTTGATAATAAAAGAAGTTTGATGGAATTCTCACACAATAATAATGAACCAAAAATGTATACATTGGTCATAGAAAATGGAAGACATCAATACACAGAAGAATACATTGCATTGACCAAAGCATTTTATTTAAAAATGTAACAATAAGCGAATGAAATGTTATATTTACTTAAAATTTAATCCGAATGAAGCCTGATTTATTTGAAGCCCCAGATTACTACAATCTCGACGATTTACTTTCTGAAGAACATAAATTGGTTCGCGATGCTGCTCGCCAATGGGTAAAGCGAGACATATTGCCAATTATTGAAGAATATGCCCAAAAAGCGGAATTTCCAGAACAGATCATTGGTGGATTGGCCGAAATAGGAGCATTTGGGCCATATATCCCAGAAGAATATGGAGGAGCCGGATTAGATCAGATCAGCTACGGATTGATTATGCAGGAAATCGAACGTGGTGATAGTGGCGTTCGTTCCACAGCTTCCGTGCAATCCTCATTGGTTATGTTTCCCATATTCGCCTACGGTACTGAGGAACAACGAAAAAAATATTTGCCCAAATTGGCAACAGGGGAGTGGATGGGCTGTTTTGGTCTTACCGAACCCAACCATGGTTCCAATCCTGGGGGAATGGAAACCAAGTTTAAGGACGCTGGCGACCATTATGTACTGAACGGGGCAAAACTGTGGATTTCCAACTCACCATTCGCCGATGTGGCCGTAGTTTGGGCCAAAAATGAAGAGGGCAGGATTCACGGACTTATTGTGGAACGCGGAATGGAAGGGTTTTCCACTCCGGAAACACATAATAAATGGTCACTGAGGGCATCTGCCACCGGAGAGCTTATTTTTGATAATGTAAAAGTGCCCAAAGAAAATCTCTTACCGGGCAAAAATGGTTTGGGAGCGCCCCTAGGTTGTTTGGACTCGGCCCGATATGGAATTGCATGGGGAGCCATCGGGGCAGCTATGGATTGTTACGATACGGCCTTGCGCTATGCCAAGGAACGTATCCAGTTTGGAAAGCCCATTGCCGCATACCAGCTGCAACAAAAGAAATTGGCCGAAATGATTACAGAAATCACAAAGGCCCAGTTGTTGGCTTTTCGTTTGGGACAATTAAAGAATGAAGGCAAGGCGACCACCGCACAAATTTCGATGGCCAAGCGGAACAATGTGGAAATGGCCATTAAAATAGCCCGGGAAGCAAGACAAATGCTGGGCGGCATGGGTATAACCGGGGAATACAGTATTATGCGCCACATGATGAATTTGGAAAGTGTGATTACTTATGAAGGTACACATGACATTCACCTATTGATCACTGGTGCAGATATTACGGGAATCCAAGCGTTCAAATAGAGGAGTAAATCACAAAATTTTTTCTACCGTAACCCTTATCGATTTGCTGATGGGGGTCTGACTTTTGTCGGCAAAATGGTTGTGGGGCACCAACATATTGGTCTCAGGAAAATAGGCGGCCATGTTCCCTTTGGGAATGTTATAGGTCACTACCAAGAATTTCTCTGCGGTACGTTGGATACCATCATAATGGCTGTGCAGATTGACCACATCCAATTGTGTCAACCCTTTTTCGGTCATATCCTCTTCATTCATAAAAACCACTCGGCGTTCGTTGTGGATGCCACGGTATCGGTCGTTCAACCCATAAATCGTAGTGTTGAATTGGTCGTGTGAACGAATGGTCATCAATAATAATTCATTTGCTTGCAACTCGTGGTCTGGCAAGGGGGTAATCGATAATTGCGCCATGCCATTCGGGAGCATCCTAAAATCTCGGTTACGGACATTGTTGGGCAAGTAGTATCCAAACCCTTTAGATTGCTCACTGGTATTCTGGAACCCTTTCACGGTTTTATCGATCAATTTTCGGATGAGATTGTAATCCTGACCTAATTCATACCAGTTCATGGAGTGATTGCCTCTAAAATAGGTGTGTGCCAAGAGCGCAATAATCTCTGGCTCACTTTTGATATGCTCCGAAGCAGGTTTCAGTAGCCCTTTGCTCTGCCTTACTTTGCCCGTGCTGCTTTCCATGGTCAAAAATTGGAGCTCACCGTTTTTCTCATCTTTTTCGGAACGACCAAATGTGGGCAATACCAATGCAGTTTTGCCGGTTATCAAATGGCTTCGGTTAAGTTTGGTGCTAATTTGTACGGTCAACTCACAATTTTGAATAGCCTCTGCCGTGTATTTGGTATCCGAAGCCGCCATCACAAAATTACCGCCCAAACAAACAAATACCTTCGCCTTTTTTTTGTGCATTGCCTCAATGGCTTCCACGGTATCATACCCTTTTTCGGTGGGAGGATCAAAGTTGAGGTGTTCTTGAATTTTTTTGTTCAGCCTCTTGTTTACGTAGTGCATGATGCCTACGGAGCGGTCGCCTTGGACATTGCTGTGCCCTCGAACCGGACAAGTACCTGCAAAGGGTTTGCCCACGGCTCCTTTGAGCAGCAAAATATTAACGTATTCCTTGATGCAGTCCACTGCATTTTTATGCTGGGTGATTCCCATGGCCCAACAGATGACGATTTTGGAGTTTTCGGCCAACAGCTCCACCACCTTGTCAATTTTGTGCATATATACCCCGGTCCTTTGTTGAAGGCTCTCAACATCATAGCAATCCAAATCTTTTATCAGTTCATCATATCCATCCACGTATTCCACAATAAATTCATGGTCAAGTACATTGTGGTTTTTGGCATCCAGCGCTACCAGTTTTTTTAGGATCAATTTGGCCAGGGCAACATCCTCATTAATTTTGACAGGTAAGTGAATGTCGGCAATGGGCTGTCCGTTGCCCAACATGTCGGAAACACTTTGGGGATTTTTAAAGTTGACCAATCCTGTTTCGGCCAAGGGGTTGATGCTGATGACCTTGCCACCATTCTTTTTGCATTTTTCCAAAGCGGATAGCATTCTCGGGTGATTGGTCCCGGGATTTTGCCCTACAACTAAAATCACCTCTGCACCATAAAGGTCATCCAGTTTTACCGAGCCTTTGCCAATGCCCAAGGTCTCAGAAAGTGCCACGCCCGATGATTCATGGCACATATTGGAGCAATCGGGCATGTTGTTGGTGCCAAAAGCTCTGGCAAACATGCCATAGAGGTAGGCAGCCTCATTGCTAGATCTACCGGAGGTATAAAAAATCGCCTCGTTTGGGTCCTTGAGTCGATGGAGTTGCTCCGAAATCAATTCAAAGGCATCTTGCCAAGATATAGCTTCGTAGTGTACACTGTTCGGTCTTAATACCATCGGTTCAACGATGCGTCCTAATTTGTTGAGTTCAAAATCGCTGAGTCGGGAAAGTTCCTCAACGGAATGTTCTGCAAAAAAGTCGGCGCCGATATGGTCTCGGGTCGCTTCGTCGGCCAATGCCTTGGCCCCATTTTCACAATATTCCGCAATTTTTGATGGATTTTCGGGAACGGGCCATGCACAACTTGGACACCGAAAACCGTCCTCTTGGTTCATTTCCAGCAAACTGCGCATGGAACGCACTATCCCCATTTCCTTAAAACCGTGCCGTAGGGCTTCCTTTACGCCCAGAAGTCCAGCTGAGGTCTCCATGGGTTCCTTGAGGCGGAGCCCTGTAAATTTAATGTCCCCGGTAAGGGAAATGTTGCGTTTTGTTTCGTTCTCCATTATGGTCAGTGTTGCAATTTTGGATTCGGATAATTGTCCGACTGGTCTTCTGCCCGATTCTCAAGGCAAGTAAAGTCTTTTTCCAATAGCAGATGTAATTTTTTACCGTTCGGAAGCTCCATTTCGTGTTCAAAACCTACGGTATGGTTGTGGAACCAATTTTTTCCATCAGTTTCTGGAACCATCAACATTATGGTGTGATTAGTATAGGATGCCTGTAGTTGATTTGATTCTGGCGTCAGCTTGACCTGATACTGAAAAACATTGTCCGCCAATTCGGTTGTTTCCACGATGGAACCTGTTTCGGAGAGTTGTTTTACCTCACTTTGGGTCAATCTAAATCGTATGGAATTCCCTTTGATCCTAATTTTCATGTGCGCATTCAATTCGTCTTGGTAAGTTACGGCATTCCGTTCACTTCTTCGAATCAAATAATTTTTTGCTCATTCTCATATCGGCATATCTAGGGTCCTGTACGTAGTTTTCTTTTTTCATTTTGATGACCTCAATGCTCAGGAACCCGAATTCTTCCACGACTTTACCATAAAATCGGTAAATGCCCTTTCCCCTGAAATAATACTTGGCTGCCACGGGTGGGAAGAGCACCGTGTCGAACACTTCGCCGTGCTGGTCTACTAAAGTGGCAAAGTGCATGCGCTTGCCATGATGGGTGGAGGTGTTTTTTACCGTGACCAGATACCCATAAATATCGATGTACTTGTTGAGGTACCGTTCCAAGTCTTTTTGTCCGTTCGTGTTTTTGGGAGGCTCCTCCAATAATTCAAAAGGACTGCAAAGACAGAAGCCCAAAAGCTCCCATTGCTCAAAGGCGGTTTCCAAAGCCGTAGTGTTCAGTTGGGGCATTTGAAATTTTTGATGCCTTGGCGGAAAAAGCTTTGGGTGTTCCAATCGGTCGTTTTTGGAGAGCATCAAATGGGCTTTCCAGAGTAATTCGTGCTTGTTGATTCCCGTAAAACGAAACGCATCAATACGGATCAAAATGGAAAGTTGCTCCATGCGGATAAATACTCGGTCCAAGAAATCTTCCAAAGAGGAAAAACTTCCGTGGAGCATCCGCTCTTTTAGGATGCGTTCCATGACCCTGCTCTCCAGGTCGCGGAGGTACATCATTCCCAAGTAAATGTGCTTGCCGTAAATGCGGTTGACGATCATACTTTTGTTCACGCAGGGCGGATGAATGGTCGCACCCATCATTCGGGCATCGTGCACGTAGAATTCCGAACGGTAGAACCCGCCTCCATTATTGAGCACGGCCACCATATATTCCAAAGGAAAATAGGCCCTCAAAAACAAACTTTGATAGCTCTCCACGGCATAGGAGGCAGAGTGCCCTTTGGCAAAAGCATAGCCTGCAAAACTGGCCACTTGGTTCCAGATTTCTGAGATGAGGGATTCCGCGTAGCCCTTTTTCCTGCAATTGGAAATAAACTTGTCCTGTACTTTCTGGAACTCTTCCCGCGAGCGGAACTTACCGCTCATACCCCTTCGGAGTACATCGGCTTCGCCAAGGTCCAGACCGGCAAAATGATGGGCCACTTTGATCACATCTTCTTGGTAGACCATTACCCCGTAGGTGTCGGGCATAATTTCCAACATCACGGGATGTGCCTTTTCCTCGGTTCGTCCTTTATTCCGATGGCGTAAAATATATTCCCGCATCATACCGCTTTTGGCCACACCGGGACGGATAATGGAACTGGCGGCGACCAATCCCAGATAATTATCGACCTGTAGTTTTTTCAACAACATCCGCATGGCGGGCGATTCCACATAAAAACAGCCCATGCATTGCGCGGTCTTGATCAAGTTGTTGATGACAGGGTCTTTTTTAAACCCTTTGATGTTGTGGATATCTATTCTGTCATATTTTTCAGGTTGGTTGTAGGCGACGATTTCCAGTGCTTCCTTGATTTTGCCCAGTCCCCGCTGACCAAGGATGTCAAATTTGTAGAGTCCCACATCCTCGGCAATGACCATATCGTATTGGGTAGTGGGAAATCCCTTTGGCGGTAAATGAGTAGCCGAAAACCAATGCAAAGGTTTGTCGCTGATCAAAATCCCCCCTGCGTGAATGCTCAAATAATTGGGTTTGCCCTTGAGCAAGCTGCCATATTTCAGTACGAGTTTTGATACATGGTCCAGTTGGTCGAAATCATATCTTCCCGCCAGTAAAAAATCAATTTCCTGTGGTGGAAGTCCGAACACTTTGCCTAATTCCCGAATTACGCCCCGCTCCTTGAAAGTGACATAGGTGCCGAGCAGGGCCACATGTTCAAAACGATTAAAAATGTATTCCGTCATGGCAGGGCGATCTTTCCACGAAAAATCGATATCAAAGTCGGGCGGATTGGCCCGGTAAAGGTTGATGAACCGCTCAAAATATAAATCAAGCTCCATAGGGTCCACGTCGGTGATGCGAAGGAGGTAGGCCACAATACTATTCGCACCACTGCCACGGCCTACATAAAAGAAACCTCTTCGTCTTGCTTCGGAAACAATGTCCCAATTGATTAAAAAGTAGGAAACGAAACCCATTTTTTTGATGAGATCCAGTTCTTTGGTCAATCGGTTTTTGATGGAGTCTTTCACTTCTTCATATCGATAGGGGAGTCCTTTGGCACAGAGTTGGTCCAAGAGCTGTTCGTCTTCTTCAACGCTTCCCAAATAGGTTTTCAGGTTTTGAGGTTTTCTGTCCTTGGAAAAGTCAAAATGGATGCTGCACTTGTTGAGCAGTTTTTCCGTGTTTTCCAAAATAAAAGGGAATTCTGAAAAAGCAGCGGCCAGATTTTGGACGGGATACATTTTTTCTTCTTCGCTGGCCTCTTCTTCCTTTGGAAGTTTGCTCAATAGTAGATTATTGTCGATGGCCCTTAGCAATCTATGTGCGTTGAAATCCTGTTTGT
It includes:
- a CDS encoding DNA polymerase III subunit alpha codes for the protein MYLNCHTYYSLRFGTFSEVELLELAQQNHVTQLVLTDINNTSAGLNFVRKAPEFGIKPILGIDFRNGTQPCFIGIAQNNEGYLELNDFLSHHLHDGSEIPYRAPDFKNAFVVYPFEQVLFNELEHFQDHEFVGISIKDLRRLPFSKLVLLTTKLVVQQPVTFRNKQDFNAHRLLRAIDNNLLLSKLPKEEEASEEEKMYPVQNLAAAFSEFPFILENTEKLLNKCSIHFDFSKDRKPQNLKTYLGSVEEDEQLLDQLCAKGLPYRYEEVKDSIKNRLTKELDLIKKMGFVSYFLINWDIVSEARRRGFFYVGRGSGANSIVAYLLRITDVDPMELDLYFERFINLYRANPPDFDIDFSWKDRPAMTEYIFNRFEHVALLGTYVTFKERGVIRELGKVFGLPPQEIDFLLAGRYDFDQLDHVSKLVLKYGSLLKGKPNYLSIHAGGILISDKPLHWFSATHLPPKGFPTTQYDMVIAEDVGLYKFDILGQRGLGKIKEALEIVAYNQPEKYDRIDIHNIKGFKKDPVINNLIKTAQCMGCFYVESPAMRMLLKKLQVDNYLGLVAASSIIRPGVAKSGMMREYILRHRNKGRTEEKAHPVMLEIMPDTYGVMVYQEDVIKVAHHFAGLDLGEADVLRRGMSGKFRSREEFQKVQDKFISNCRKKGYAESLISEIWNQVASFAGYAFAKGHSASYAVESYQSLFLRAYFPLEYMVAVLNNGGGFYRSEFYVHDARMMGATIHPPCVNKSMIVNRIYGKHIYLGMMYLRDLESRVMERILKERMLHGSFSSLEDFLDRVFIRMEQLSILIRIDAFRFTGINKHELLWKAHLMLSKNDRLEHPKLFPPRHQKFQMPQLNTTALETAFEQWELLGFCLCSPFELLEEPPKNTNGQKDLERYLNKYIDIYGYLVTVKNTSTHHGKRMHFATLVDQHGEVFDTVLFPPVAAKYYFRGKGIYRFYGKVVEEFGFLSIEVIKMKKENYVQDPRYADMRMSKKLFDSKK
- a CDS encoding 30S ribosomal protein S16 produces the protein MPVKIRLQRHGKKGKPFYWVVAADVRAKRDGKFLEKLGTYNPNTNPATIDLDIDGSVKWLQNGAQPTDTARAILSYKGVMMKHHLAVGVRKGAMTEEQAEEKFKAWLEEKEQKIQAKKDGLSKAEAEARAKALEAEKEVNEKRVAAAMPEEEEVVEEAAEETAEAATEETAAEAPAEEATSEEAAKEE
- a CDS encoding FdhF/YdeP family oxidoreductase; translation: MENETKRNISLTGDIKFTGLRLKEPMETSAGLLGVKEALRHGFKEMGIVRSMRSLLEMNQEDGFRCPSCAWPVPENPSKIAEYCENGAKALADEATRDHIGADFFAEHSVEELSRLSDFELNKLGRIVEPMVLRPNSVHYEAISWQDAFELISEQLHRLKDPNEAIFYTSGRSSNEAAYLYGMFARAFGTNNMPDCSNMCHESSGVALSETLGIGKGSVKLDDLYGAEVILVVGQNPGTNHPRMLSALEKCKKNGGKVISINPLAETGLVNFKNPQSVSDMLGNGQPIADIHLPVKINEDVALAKLILKKLVALDAKNHNVLDHEFIVEYVDGYDELIKDLDCYDVESLQQRTGVYMHKIDKVVELLAENSKIVICWAMGITQHKNAVDCIKEYVNILLLKGAVGKPFAGTCPVRGHSNVQGDRSVGIMHYVNKRLNKKIQEHLNFDPPTEKGYDTVEAIEAMHKKKAKVFVCLGGNFVMAASDTKYTAEAIQNCELTVQISTKLNRSHLITGKTALVLPTFGRSEKDEKNGELQFLTMESSTGKVRQSKGLLKPASEHIKSEPEIIALLAHTYFRGNHSMNWYELGQDYNLIRKLIDKTVKGFQNTSEQSKGFGYYLPNNVRNRDFRMLPNGMAQLSITPLPDHELQANELLLMTIRSHDQFNTTIYGLNDRYRGIHNERRVVFMNEEDMTEKGLTQLDVVNLHSHYDGIQRTAEKFLVVTYNIPKGNMAAYFPETNMLVPHNHFADKSQTPISKSIRVTVEKIL
- a CDS encoding tRNA1(Val) (adenine(37)-N6)-methyltransferase; protein product: MKPFKFKEFTIHQDQSAMKVGTDGVLLGAWASLDHEPNAILDIGAGTGLIALQLAQRSMAEVIDAIELDDAAYEECVVNFEASPWADRLFCYHAGFDEFVDEMDDQYDLIVSNPPFYSEKMDSGNVSRDQARQNSSLPFDELVAGASKMLSNKGVFAVIIPFKEEAVFMEMAKNVGLYPNRITRVKGNPNVDNKRSLMEFSHNNNEPKMYTLVIENGRHQYTEEYIALTKAFYLKM
- a CDS encoding outer membrane beta-barrel protein; amino-acid sequence: MKKIFYALLLMLAVVQVAQAQEQGKFRVGLDAGYAMPSGGGGILFAIEPKYNIADNMNIGIRFESAAMAKNVNVGPASAEASLTASMSYSGTFDYYFNSGSSSFAPFFGAGVGYSSLGSIGFDIDDIEDIEGDADIEVDGKFGGLIRAGFEAGKFRLAATYNLIGKTDLGEGAEIKNSYLGISLGFYLGGGKWKK
- the rimM gene encoding ribosome maturation factor RimM (Essential for efficient processing of 16S rRNA); this translates as MRKEDCFYLGKVVSKYSFRGEVLVKLDTDEPDIYENMESVLVSLGNNLVPFFIDRCRLHKSNLLRIDFEEVKDEPTADKLIGSELYLPLTMLPPLTGNKFYYHEVIGFTVKDELHGDIGIVESVNDSASQDLFEVKKGDKELLIPVSDDIITKIDRENKTIHVKTPEGLVDLYLG
- a CDS encoding ferritin-like domain-containing protein, with the translated sequence MKYTVEMSNKLNELLERTYDAEKGFKKAAEKVDHTTIKQFFMDRAKQRYNFGQELKAEIEAFGQNPDKGGSTKGTLHRSWIDFKLLFASNNEEAMLEEVHRGEKEAIETYNDILHDKEFVLPPSTESLLMKHRNAIRETLETANLFETAVS
- a CDS encoding acyl-CoA dehydrogenase family protein, whose translation is MKPDLFEAPDYYNLDDLLSEEHKLVRDAARQWVKRDILPIIEEYAQKAEFPEQIIGGLAEIGAFGPYIPEEYGGAGLDQISYGLIMQEIERGDSGVRSTASVQSSLVMFPIFAYGTEEQRKKYLPKLATGEWMGCFGLTEPNHGSNPGGMETKFKDAGDHYVLNGAKLWISNSPFADVAVVWAKNEEGRIHGLIVERGMEGFSTPETHNKWSLRASATGELIFDNVKVPKENLLPGKNGLGAPLGCLDSARYGIAWGAIGAAMDCYDTALRYAKERIQFGKPIAAYQLQQKKLAEMITEITKAQLLAFRLGQLKNEGKATTAQISMAKRNNVEMAIKIAREARQMLGGMGITGEYSIMRHMMNLESVITYEGTHDIHLLITGADITGIQAFK
- a CDS encoding DUF7009 family protein; translated protein: MIRRSERNAVTYQDELNAHMKIRIKGNSIRFRLTQSEVKQLSETGSIVETTELADNVFQYQVKLTPESNQLQASYTNHTIMLMVPETDGKNWFHNHTVGFEHEMELPNGKKLHLLLEKDFTCLENRAEDQSDNYPNPKLQH